The DNA region CTGGTCGACGAGTTCGTGCGGTCTGGCATCGAGCACGCCGTCATCGCCCCGGGCTCGAGGTCGACACCGCTCGTCATGGCTCTCGCCGAGCGCATGACGGTTCATGTGTTCCACGACGAGAGGTCCGCCGCCTTCTTCGCGTTGGGGCTCGGGCGGGGGACCGGGATGCCGGCGGTCCTCGTTTCGACGAGCGGCACGGCGGTCGCCAACTTCCACCCTGCCGTCGTCGAGGCCGACGCATCCAACGTCCCGGTCGTGGTGTGCACCGCCGATCGTCCCCCGGAACTGATCGATACGGGCGCCAACCAGGCGATCGACCAGCACCGCATCTACGGCGGCGCGGTGCGTTGGTTCTTCGATCCCGGGGTAGCCGGCGAGTTCCACGAGGCGGAGCGCTTCTGGCGCTCGCTCGCCTGCCGGGCTCTCGCCGAATCGACCGGGTGGCCCCCCGGCCCCGTGCACCTCAACCTCCCGTTTCGCGAGCCCCTCCTCCTCGACGACCAGGAGGCGGCGGTTCTCGGAGGGCGCCGAGGTGCGGTGCCATGGACGACGGCGCGCCGGACGACGGGCGTGCCGGATCTCAGCGAGGTCATCGAGGCAGTTCGTAGCTACGACCAGGGGATCGTCATCGTTGGACAGTCGCCGGGCGTCTCGGCCGAGACCCTGCTCCGGTTTGCGACGGCGGCCGGGTGTCCCGTCCTCGCCGACCCGCTGTCGGGGCTTCGGGTCGAGGGGACCATCTCGACGTACGACGCGCTGCTGCGTTCCGAGGAGTGGGCGGCCCATCACTATCCGTACCCCGTGATCCGGGTCGGGCGTCCGCCCACGTCGAAGCTCCTCGGAGAGTGGACCCGGCACGTCGACCCGCAGTTCGTCGTCACCCCCGAACTGACGTGGGAAGACCCTCACCGGTCGGTGAACATCCACATCGTCGGCTCACCCGAGGCGATCCTGCTCGAGGCGACGGATCGGCTCTCCGAGATCCCGGCCGTCGCCGACCGTCGATCGGAGTGGCTGACGGCCTGGTCGACGAGCGATGCCAAGGCACGGGCCGTCGTCGACGGATTCTGTGACGATGCGGACGTTCACTTCGAGGGGGCCGTCGCCAGGGACGTCGCAGCCGTCGTTCCCCAGGAGGCCCTCCTCTTCGTGGGGTCGTCGATGCCGGTTCGCGACCTCGAGACGTTCGCGGCTCCTCCGGTGACGGGCCTGATCGGCGCCAACCGGGGGGCGAGCGGCATCGACGGGACGGTAGGGACGGCGCTGGGGATGGCGACCGGGCTCGGCGTGCCCGTCGTGTGCCTCCTCGGCGACATCGCCTTCCTGCACGACAGCAACTCTCTCATCGGCCTCGCCGATCGCGGGCTGGAGGCGACGTTCGTCGTCGTCGACAACGACGGAGGAGGGATCTTCCACTTCCTGCCACAGGTGAACCACCGCGACTTCGAGCGGCTCTTCGCCACGCCCCATGGCGTCGACACGGCAGCCGTCGCCGAGGCTTTCGGGCTCGAGGTCGAGCGGCCGGCGCCAGGCGGCGTCGGTGACGCCGTTGCCGAATCGATGCGGCGTGGCGGCTCGAGGGTGCTCATCGTTCCAACGGAGCGAGCAGACAACGCGGCCCGCCACCGGGCCGTCATGGCTGCGGTGTCCGAGGCGATCTGGCCGTGACGCGGCGCCGCCAGGTCGCGTGACCAGGCGGCGCGGAACACTCGGGAGAGGGGTCAGGCCTTGACTGCCTGCGCCTCGATCTCGATGTGGACGGTCTTGCCGACGAGCCAGCCACCGGTCTCGAGGGGCTGGTTCCACGTGAGGCCCCATTCATCCCTGTCGATCGACGTGGTGGCACTGAAGGCGGCCTTCTCGGTGCCCCACGGGTCCGTGACGAGACCGAGATACTCCACGTCGAGCGTCACCGGCCGGGTCAGGTCGCGGATGGTCAGCTCGCCCTCCATGTCGTAGCCGTCGCCCTTCGCCCTGATCGCAGTCGACCTGAACGCCAGCGTCGGGTAGGTGGCGGCGTCGAGGAAGTCCCCGGAGCGGAGGTGAGCGTCGCGATCGGGAGCGCCGGTGTCGATGGACGCCGCGTCGATCGACACTTCGACCACCGAACCCGTCGGGTCGTCGGCGACGTCGATCTTGCCGTCGAATGCCTTGAACGACCCGCGGACCTTGGCCGCCATGAGGTGGCGGACCGCGAACCCCACGTGGGTGTGGGCCGGGTCGAGCGTCCAGGTGCCGGCTTGCGGCGTCGAGGTGCGCATGGTGGATGCAGTCATGATTGACTCCTTTCATTGCAGAAGCAATATCTGAGTAAGCAGAGACTGTACGCGCAATTATCTGACAAGTCAAACAATTGCCGGTATCATTGCCGGATGGTCACCCGGTTCGACGTCACGACAGACGAGCGCATCGCCGCCTTCGGCGCCCTCGTCGACGCCTACCGCAGGCTGCAACGCGTCTTCGACCACACGTTGCGCGAAGAGCACGGCATGTCGAGCGTCTGGTTCGAGGCCCTGCTGCGTTTGGCCCGCTCGGACGAGCGGCGCTTGTCGATGTCCGAGCTCGCCGACCAGATGGTGCTCACGTCGGGCGGGGTGACCCGCCTCGTCGACCGCCTCGTCGAGGCCGGGACCGTCGAGAGGGTGCAATGCCCGACGGACCGCAGGGTGCTCTGGGCGCGGCTCACCGAACGGGGGCTGGAAGTCGTGACCGAGGCCGCTGCCAGGCACGTCGTCGACGTCGAGCGGCACTACACCGGCGAGATGTCGATCGAGGAGCTCGAGCAGGTCACCCGGGTCCTCGATCGTCTGGCGGGCAGCTGCGAGGGCCCGGCTCAGACGAGCACGTCGAGCATGGCGACGAGCTTGGACTCGGTTTCGTCCCACTCGTCGTCGGGGTCCGAGCCGGCGACGATCCCGCACCCGGCGTAGAGGATCGCCCCATCTGGGCGGATCGTTGCGCACCGCAGCGCCACCGCGAATTCGCCGTCGCCGGCGGCGTCCAGCCATCCGACCGGACCGGCGTAACGACCACGCGGGCTCGGCTCCAGCTTCTCGATGAGGCCGAGCGCCTCCTCGAGGGGCGTTCCACCGACGGCCGGGGTGGGGTGGAGCGCCATGGCGAGGTCGAGGGCGGTCACCGAGCCGTCGACGAGCCGTCCTCGAACCTCGGCCCCGAGGTGGGCGACGTTGCCGGCGAGCATCGGAGTCGACGGACCGACCGTCAGATCCGAGCAACGACCTCCGAGCGTGGTGGCGATGGCGAGCACGACCACCTCGAACTCGTGCAGCAGCTTCGGCGTGGCGAGCAGCGATCGGGCCTCGCCGACCGCGACCGTGCCCGCCATCGGCACGGACAGAACCCGGTCGCCGTCCCGTGACACGAGCAGCTCGGGGGTGGCGCCGACGAAGCCGCCGTCTGCGTAGACCCAGGCGTCGGGACGGGCCGCCGCGATGCGGCGAATCACGGATGGCACGTCGAGCTCGGACCCGGGCTGCACGACGACCCTGCGCGACAGCACCACCTTCTCGACTTCGCCGGAGGCGATCCGAGCCAGGATGGCGTTGACCGCCTCGGTCCACTC from Acidimicrobiia bacterium includes:
- the menD gene encoding 2-succinyl-5-enolpyruvyl-6-hydroxy-3-cyclohexene-1-carboxylic-acid synthase, with the protein product MSAQQSRFVRTLVDEFVRSGIEHAVIAPGSRSTPLVMALAERMTVHVFHDERSAAFFALGLGRGTGMPAVLVSTSGTAVANFHPAVVEADASNVPVVVCTADRPPELIDTGANQAIDQHRIYGGAVRWFFDPGVAGEFHEAERFWRSLACRALAESTGWPPGPVHLNLPFREPLLLDDQEAAVLGGRRGAVPWTTARRTTGVPDLSEVIEAVRSYDQGIVIVGQSPGVSAETLLRFATAAGCPVLADPLSGLRVEGTISTYDALLRSEEWAAHHYPYPVIRVGRPPTSKLLGEWTRHVDPQFVVTPELTWEDPHRSVNIHIVGSPEAILLEATDRLSEIPAVADRRSEWLTAWSTSDAKARAVVDGFCDDADVHFEGAVARDVAAVVPQEALLFVGSSMPVRDLETFAAPPVTGLIGANRGASGIDGTVGTALGMATGLGVPVVCLLGDIAFLHDSNSLIGLADRGLEATFVVVDNDGGGIFHFLPQVNHRDFERLFATPHGVDTAAVAEAFGLEVERPAPGGVGDAVAESMRRGGSRVLIVPTERADNAARHRAVMAAVSEAIWP
- a CDS encoding YceI family protein, whose amino-acid sequence is MTASTMRTSTPQAGTWTLDPAHTHVGFAVRHLMAAKVRGSFKAFDGKIDVADDPTGSVVEVSIDAASIDTGAPDRDAHLRSGDFLDAATYPTLAFRSTAIRAKGDGYDMEGELTIRDLTRPVTLDVEYLGLVTDPWGTEKAAFSATTSIDRDEWGLTWNQPLETGGWLVGKTVHIEIEAQAVKA
- a CDS encoding MarR family transcriptional regulator translates to MVTRFDVTTDERIAAFGALVDAYRRLQRVFDHTLREEHGMSSVWFEALLRLARSDERRLSMSELADQMVLTSGGVTRLVDRLVEAGTVERVQCPTDRRVLWARLTERGLEVVTEAAARHVVDVERHYTGEMSIEELEQVTRVLDRLAGSCEGPAQTSTSSMATSLDSVSSHSSSGSEPATIPHPA
- a CDS encoding isochorismate synthase, with the protein product MTLRATTRPLPDGAELLAGISPGDFVFKRNGRGIVASGWAADVSVAEAADALAAIEVDDDVRRRATGPLAVGALPFDGRAGRMRIPQRVLGVDADGAWETIVTGGAGDHEEPAPPEVPTHLLDRAEWTEAVNAILARIASGEVEKVVLSRRVVVQPGSELDVPSVIRRIAAARPDAWVYADGGFVGATPELLVSRDGDRVLSVPMAGTVAVGEARSLLATPKLLHEFEVVVLAIATTLGGRCSDLTVGPSTPMLAGNVAHLGAEVRGRLVDGSVTALDLAMALHPTPAVGGTPLEEALGLIEKLEPSPRGRYAGPVGWLDAAGDGEFAVALRCATIRPDGAILYAGCGIVAGSDPDDEWDETESKLVAMLDVLV